The Exiguobacterium aurantiacum DSM 6208 genome includes a window with the following:
- a CDS encoding efflux RND transporter permease subunit, which translates to MQKITSFSVNNKFAVWLMTIILTAAGIFAGLTMKLETLPDITTPTVSVTTIYPGASPEQVLDEVSTVLEDRLKSLNGVEQVRSSSFQNASNIQIDYDFSTDMESAEQQVKDALSNVDLPEAVQDPQVSRLSFDAFPVIGAAVSDESLDLAELTKLVEEELQPALEGVEGAQLVQIAGQEIRRVELEFDAAALAEYNLTEETVKQLIQANDARIALGLYELGDSEQAVVIDGKSETLEAFRDLQIPYSPAESPQAPGVPSELPTGETPQLPTDLPTDIPSDIPANVPTSVPTVALSELATIEDRGIEESISRSNGERSIGIQVTKTQDANTVDVVNAVKDILDDFEADYETANVSITLDQGQPIEESVETMVSKALLGGLFAILIILVFLRNVRSTIIAVISIPLSLLMALIVLKQLDITLNIMTLGAMTVAIGRVVDDSIVVIENIYRRLTRPNEPLRGKELIIASTKEVFIPIASSTIVTIAVFLPLGFVTGFVGELFLPFALTVVFALLASLLVAITVVPMMADSFFKNRDKLKPEEGPGKLAEWYRGVLDWSLNHKLVVFGLATLLLVGSFALVPAIGVNFLNQDSEKTLFVTFDPEPGQTLDDSIAAAEVAETYFMDEQPNATDVQFTVGGENPLNPGNNKQGIFIVQYDPATKDFADVKLSDIERLNELAPAGEWKEQDFTGGGATSGVTYNVYANSLEDLEAIVPTFVETIEQETDYVRQATSDLRESYVQYTFNVDQQAAAEAGVSAFQIAQTIGQFQAQESPLASVTVDDKQLDVIIPTEQVTYDSIEDLQAQEITTPFGPRPISDFIEVEEGTTPDTLVQRDGKLLARVNVELSTDKATEASAAIEERVAAIDLPSGVSYDIGGVTEQIQESFTQLGLAMLAAVAIVYLVLVITFGGAITPFVVLFSLPYAIIGGLVALLITGETISVSALIGALMLIGIVVTNAIVLIDRVIHKEAAGLSTREALLEAAGTRLRPILMTALATIGALSPLALGLEGGALISKGLGVTVIGGLTSSTLLTLLIVPIVYEFFARFRKQKQA; encoded by the coding sequence ATGCAAAAAATCACGTCCTTTTCCGTCAACAACAAGTTCGCAGTCTGGTTGATGACGATCATCTTGACGGCCGCCGGAATCTTCGCCGGTCTCACGATGAAACTTGAAACACTTCCTGACATCACGACACCGACCGTTTCGGTGACAACGATTTACCCAGGAGCATCACCTGAGCAAGTGCTCGACGAAGTGAGCACCGTGCTCGAAGACCGGCTGAAAAGCTTGAACGGAGTCGAACAAGTCCGCTCGAGCTCATTCCAAAACGCGTCGAACATTCAAATCGACTATGATTTCAGCACCGACATGGAATCGGCCGAGCAGCAAGTGAAAGACGCACTCAGTAACGTCGACTTGCCAGAAGCCGTCCAAGACCCGCAAGTGTCGCGCCTCAGCTTTGACGCGTTCCCGGTCATCGGGGCAGCGGTCTCAGATGAGAGCCTCGACTTGGCTGAATTGACGAAGCTCGTCGAGGAAGAGTTGCAACCCGCCCTCGAAGGAGTGGAAGGGGCCCAGCTCGTCCAAATCGCCGGACAAGAGATCCGTCGCGTCGAACTTGAGTTCGACGCCGCCGCCCTCGCCGAATACAATTTGACGGAAGAGACGGTCAAGCAGTTGATTCAAGCGAACGATGCCCGCATCGCCCTCGGCCTATATGAACTCGGGGACTCGGAGCAAGCGGTCGTCATCGACGGCAAGTCTGAGACGCTTGAAGCGTTCCGCGACCTGCAAATCCCATACTCACCAGCCGAATCGCCACAGGCGCCAGGTGTGCCGAGTGAACTCCCGACCGGAGAGACACCGCAACTGCCAACCGACCTGCCGACAGACATTCCGAGTGATATCCCGGCCAACGTGCCGACGTCCGTCCCGACGGTCGCCTTGAGCGAACTCGCGACCATCGAAGACCGTGGTATCGAAGAGTCGATTTCACGTTCGAACGGGGAACGGTCAATCGGCATTCAAGTGACGAAGACGCAAGATGCGAACACGGTCGACGTCGTCAACGCGGTCAAAGACATCCTTGATGATTTTGAAGCGGACTATGAGACGGCCAACGTCTCCATCACGCTTGACCAAGGACAACCGATTGAAGAATCGGTCGAAACGATGGTATCGAAAGCGCTACTCGGCGGGTTATTCGCCATCTTGATCATTCTCGTGTTCCTTCGTAACGTCCGCTCGACGATCATCGCCGTCATCTCGATCCCGCTTTCGCTCTTAATGGCGCTCATCGTCTTGAAGCAACTCGACATTACGCTCAACATCATGACGCTCGGTGCGATGACGGTCGCCATCGGTCGTGTCGTCGATGACTCTATCGTCGTCATCGAAAACATCTATCGCCGTCTCACGCGTCCGAACGAACCGCTGCGCGGCAAAGAACTCATCATTGCCTCGACGAAAGAAGTGTTCATTCCAATCGCTTCTTCGACGATCGTGACAATCGCCGTCTTCTTACCGCTCGGCTTTGTGACCGGCTTTGTCGGCGAGTTGTTCTTGCCGTTCGCATTGACCGTCGTCTTCGCCTTGCTCGCCTCGCTCCTTGTCGCTATTACGGTCGTGCCGATGATGGCCGACTCGTTCTTCAAGAACCGCGACAAGTTGAAACCAGAAGAAGGTCCAGGCAAACTCGCCGAATGGTACCGTGGTGTCCTCGACTGGTCACTCAACCATAAGCTCGTCGTCTTCGGGCTCGCGACGCTCCTCTTGGTCGGTAGCTTCGCGCTCGTCCCGGCCATCGGTGTCAACTTCTTGAACCAAGACTCTGAGAAGACGTTGTTCGTCACGTTCGACCCAGAACCAGGCCAGACGCTCGACGATTCGATCGCAGCGGCTGAAGTCGCGGAAACGTATTTCATGGACGAACAGCCGAACGCGACCGACGTCCAGTTCACGGTCGGCGGCGAAAACCCGCTCAATCCGGGCAACAACAAGCAAGGAATCTTCATCGTTCAATACGACCCGGCCACGAAAGATTTCGCCGACGTCAAACTTTCAGATATCGAACGTTTGAACGAACTCGCCCCTGCCGGTGAGTGGAAAGAGCAAGATTTCACGGGTGGAGGTGCAACGAGCGGCGTGACGTACAACGTCTATGCCAACTCGCTTGAGGATCTCGAGGCGATTGTTCCGACGTTCGTCGAGACGATCGAACAAGAGACCGATTACGTCCGTCAAGCCACGTCTGACTTGCGTGAGTCGTACGTGCAATACACGTTCAACGTCGACCAACAAGCGGCAGCTGAAGCCGGTGTCTCGGCGTTCCAAATCGCTCAAACGATCGGCCAGTTCCAGGCACAGGAAAGCCCGCTCGCCAGTGTGACGGTCGATGACAAACAACTCGATGTCATCATCCCGACCGAACAAGTCACATATGACAGCATCGAAGACTTGCAAGCGCAAGAAATCACGACCCCGTTCGGCCCACGTCCAATCTCGGACTTCATTGAAGTCGAGGAAGGGACGACACCGGACACGCTCGTACAGCGCGACGGCAAGCTCCTCGCCCGTGTCAACGTCGAGCTCAGCACGGACAAAGCGACCGAAGCGTCGGCCGCGATTGAAGAACGCGTGGCAGCGATCGACCTGCCTAGCGGTGTGTCCTACGATATCGGCGGCGTGACAGAACAGATTCAAGAGTCGTTTACGCAACTCGGTCTCGCCATGCTAGCGGCCGTTGCCATCGTCTACTTGGTGCTCGTCATTACGTTCGGCGGCGCCATCACCCCGTTCGTCGTCTTGTTCTCGCTTCCTTATGCGATTATCGGGGGACTCGTCGCCCTTCTCATCACGGGTGAGACGATTTCCGTCTCGGCACTCATCGGGGCGCTCATGTTGATCGGGATCGTCGTCACGAACGCGATCGTCTTGATCGACCGCGTCATCCATAAAGAAGCAGCAGGATTATCGACACGCGAGGCGCTACTTGAAGCGGCCGGTACGCGACTCCGTCCGATCCTCATGACGGCGCTCGCGACGATCGGTGCCTTGTCACCGCTCGCCCTCGGCCTTGAAGGCGGCGCCCTCATCTCGAAAGGACTCGGTGTGACCGTCATCGGCGGACTCACAAGTTCGACGCTATTGACGCTCCTCATCGTTCCGATCGTGTATGAGTTCTTCGCACGGTTCCGTAAACAGAAACAAGCGTAA